One window of the Leptospira koniambonensis genome contains the following:
- a CDS encoding biosynthetic peptidoglycan transglycosylase, with protein sequence MNEGNHFFHRWFFFGIRSILVIVFLLLIYYQTFPEKRILFRENKLVYLPENLESVPLENDWVRLEVLPPGSLEYLVEVEDYRFYRHRGYSLADIQSSIIQAVFLFRRLRGASTLDQQLARTLFLSRDKTLTRKLREIRIAQALDEELGKKGVLEYYLNLVYWGRGLNGIYRSSKYYFNKHPGKLLPREFKALVQILKKPDAYSREEVRALSLEY encoded by the coding sequence ATGAACGAAGGAAACCATTTCTTTCATAGATGGTTTTTCTTTGGGATCAGAAGTATTCTGGTAATAGTATTCCTTCTTCTTATTTATTACCAAACCTTTCCTGAAAAAAGAATATTATTCAGAGAGAACAAATTAGTCTATCTCCCAGAAAACTTAGAGTCTGTTCCTCTCGAAAATGATTGGGTACGGCTCGAAGTATTACCTCCAGGAAGTTTAGAATACCTGGTAGAAGTAGAAGATTATAGATTCTACAGGCATAGAGGATATTCTTTAGCTGATATACAATCTTCTATCATACAAGCAGTCTTTTTGTTCAGAAGATTAAGAGGTGCAAGCACATTGGACCAACAGCTTGCTAGAACATTATTTTTATCCAGGGACAAAACATTAACTCGAAAGTTAAGAGAGATCCGGATTGCACAAGCTCTTGATGAAGAGTTAGGAAAAAAGGGAGTTTTAGAATATTATCTCAACTTGGTGTATTGGGGCCGCGGATTGAACGGGATCTATAGATCTTCCAAATATTATTTTAATAAACATCCAGGGAAACTTCTTCCAAGAGAATTTAAGGCATTGGTCCAAATATTAAAAAAACCAGATGCTTATTCCAGAGAAGAAGTTAGAGCCCTTTCTTTGGAATATTAA
- a CDS encoding RibD family protein has product MSRLFLAVNMAMTLDGKVCRPDGKWYGLSSRNDKRRMDQIRSEADALILGKNSLLNDDPVTHLRYVESEKEPRAILLVRTGTLPSDRKVFHFSKVKPLLFCTSKNESQVRTELSEFAEIIPLQGEDLDPEIILKELEKRGHSKILLEGGPRLNDSFFRKGLVNRLYLTIVPFFIGQVGLPSITGGESAYFNFDKANWKLVSSEQIEQEVFLIYDKQTITEVQ; this is encoded by the coding sequence ATGAGTCGTCTTTTTTTGGCCGTGAATATGGCAATGACCTTGGACGGAAAGGTATGTCGTCCCGACGGAAAATGGTATGGTCTATCTTCCAGAAATGATAAGAGAAGAATGGACCAGATCCGTTCCGAAGCAGATGCTCTTATTCTCGGAAAAAATAGCTTACTCAATGACGATCCAGTTACTCATCTTAGATATGTAGAATCGGAGAAGGAGCCAAGGGCCATACTTCTTGTAAGAACTGGGACCCTTCCTTCTGACAGAAAAGTATTCCATTTTTCTAAAGTAAAACCGCTTCTATTCTGTACTTCTAAAAACGAATCCCAAGTCAGAACCGAATTATCAGAGTTTGCAGAGATTATTCCTTTGCAGGGAGAAGATCTGGATCCGGAGATCATTCTGAAAGAATTAGAAAAAAGAGGGCATTCGAAAATACTTTTAGAAGGCGGGCCTAGACTAAATGATTCCTTTTTTAGAAAGGGACTTGTGAACAGACTTTATCTTACTATAGTTCCATTCTTTATTGGACAAGTTGGTTTACCTTCGATTACCGGTGGAGAATCTGCATATTTTAACTTTGATAAAGCAAATTGGAAACTTGTATCTTCCGAACAGATAGAGCAGGAAGTATTTTTGATATACGATAAACAAACTATTACTGAAGTCCAATGA
- a CDS encoding (2Fe-2S)-binding protein, whose amino-acid sequence MNSSDFSQIDLNALMRPRKVCVCNQVSEEDITNSIRRGNDTLGKLMRDTSCCTGCGTCRGRVLKLLSETLASKPQ is encoded by the coding sequence ATGAATTCTTCCGACTTTAGTCAAATAGACCTAAATGCCCTGATGCGACCTAGAAAGGTTTGTGTATGCAACCAAGTATCCGAAGAGGATATTACGAATTCTATCCGCAGAGGGAACGATACCTTGGGTAAATTGATGAGAGACACAAGTTGTTGCACCGGCTGTGGTACCTGCAGAGGAAGAGTTCTCAAATTACTTTCCGAAACCCTCGCATCTAAACCTCAATGA
- a CDS encoding MFS transporter — MQVTKRAPLREIFGWCMFDFANSSYTTVIITVIYCRVFAEVIVPISSNPANPYEDGNFYFGLALFFSYLLVVLTGPLFGAISDFSAKKKTFLFWSYISCVISTAAFWLVATPGSWELGFALIILSNFFFASGENFASSFLPHLGPKEELGKISGYAWGVGYMGGLLSVFLVQTLVAPSIDPAIYGSLRFVGPLTALFFLLAGIPTFLLLKEYQPAIKIPTGESYLTIGFRQLSESIKSIRHFKDLVIYLISLFFSMAALAIVIAFAFLYGNQEIKITSGQEATLFVMLQFFAMIGAIFFGFVQDKIGAKKTFNITLVFWIFCLIGIYFVREITGFVNGLGVDISVQWVFVIFGTLAGSGVGSTQSASRAIVGVFSPESKSGEFFGLWGLSGKLAAAIGVFAIGILQKIFDLRNAFLVVAVFFFISLIINTFVNEKRGIEKAKDWERNGGH, encoded by the coding sequence ATGCAAGTGACCAAACGCGCTCCCTTAAGGGAAATATTCGGATGGTGCATGTTCGATTTCGCCAATTCTAGTTATACCACTGTAATTATAACAGTCATCTACTGCAGAGTTTTCGCAGAAGTAATCGTTCCAATCTCCTCCAATCCGGCAAATCCTTATGAAGATGGGAATTTTTATTTTGGACTAGCTTTATTTTTCTCTTATCTACTGGTTGTACTGACCGGTCCGTTATTCGGAGCTATTTCAGATTTCTCCGCTAAGAAGAAAACTTTCCTCTTTTGGAGTTATATCAGCTGCGTGATCAGCACCGCTGCTTTCTGGTTAGTGGCGACTCCAGGTTCTTGGGAGTTAGGTTTTGCTCTAATCATTCTTTCTAACTTCTTCTTTGCTTCCGGAGAAAACTTTGCTTCTTCTTTCTTACCTCATTTAGGACCTAAAGAAGAATTAGGAAAAATTTCAGGGTATGCTTGGGGAGTCGGGTATATGGGAGGACTTCTTTCCGTATTCCTAGTCCAGACTCTTGTGGCACCTTCAATTGATCCTGCGATCTACGGTTCTCTTAGATTTGTAGGACCTCTTACAGCGTTGTTCTTCTTACTTGCTGGAATTCCTACGTTCTTACTTTTGAAAGAATACCAACCTGCTATTAAAATACCGACAGGAGAAAGTTATCTCACTATTGGTTTTAGACAATTATCAGAGAGTATTAAATCGATAAGACATTTCAAAGATCTAGTCATCTATTTGATCTCTCTATTCTTTTCTATGGCTGCGCTTGCTATTGTGATAGCATTTGCATTCTTATACGGGAACCAAGAGATCAAGATCACATCTGGTCAAGAGGCTACCCTATTCGTAATGCTTCAGTTCTTTGCGATGATAGGCGCAATATTCTTTGGATTCGTTCAGGACAAGATCGGAGCTAAGAAAACTTTCAATATCACTTTGGTATTTTGGATCTTCTGTCTGATCGGAATTTATTTCGTGAGAGAGATCACCGGTTTTGTAAACGGACTAGGAGTGGATATCTCAGTACAATGGGTATTTGTGATCTTTGGAACCCTCGCTGGTTCAGGAGTTGGATCCACTCAATCAGCAAGTAGAGCAATTGTCGGGGTCTTCTCCCCTGAATCCAAGTCTGGAGAATTTTTTGGTCTCTGGGGTCTTTCCGGAAAACTTGCGGCGGCAATCGGAGTTTTTGCGATCGGTATATTACAGAAAATTTTCGATCTAAGAAATGCATTCTTAGTAGTTGCTGTATTCTTTTTCATCTCTTTGATCATCAATACATTCGTGAATGAAAAAAGAGGGATAGAAAAAGCGAAGGATTGGGAAAGAAACGGAGGACATTAA